A portion of the Lolium rigidum isolate FL_2022 chromosome 1, APGP_CSIRO_Lrig_0.1, whole genome shotgun sequence genome contains these proteins:
- the LOC124683677 gene encoding uncharacterized protein LOC124683677 yields the protein MERSRSCTEKSGSNNTPASAVSELRCYSSSYVTPKKAAGTTWPSPASSSISSSSAAATGSKAKTWSGGFVSAPAELRRKGRVAGYRVYGAEGKVKVSLKNGVRWLKGKCTQVVDGLW from the coding sequence ATGGAGAGGTCAAGGTCCTGCACAGAGAAGAGCGGCAGCAACAACACCCCAGCCAGCGCCGTCAGCGAGCTGAGGTGCTACAGTTCTTCCTACGTCACGCCCAAGAAGGCAGCCGGCACCACATGGCCGTCTCCTGCATCTTCTTCCATttcctcgtcgtcggcggcggcgaccggttCGAAGGCGAAGACGTGGAGCGGCGGATTCGTTAGTGCCCCGGCGGAGCTGCGGCGGAAGGGGAGGGTGGCGGGGTACAGGGTGTACGGCGCGGAGGGGAAGGTGAAGGTGTCGCTGAAGAACGGCGTGAGGTGGCTCAAGGGCAAGTGCACCCAGGTGGTGGACGGCTTGTGGTGA